Proteins encoded together in one Catellatospora citrea window:
- a CDS encoding NAD-dependent epimerase/dehydratase family protein yields the protein MTAVANGSAADRARAPRVVIVTGVSRFLGATIAARIAADPRVHKVVGVDRVDPPGELAPLLRDVAVRRVDLTGGASSLVKLGAEALVHLAVVSSPDPDAGGRAAMKDQNVIGTLQLLAACQQMPSLRRLVVRSSTAAYGVSFRDPAVFTEDTEPRDAPRGGYGRDILDIESYVRGFRRRRPDVTTTVLRFAPFIGPQADTALLKFLARPAVPTVLGRDPRLQFIHVDDALEILRRSVLEDHQGTFNVAGPGTLTLSQAVRRSGRIALPVLEPAMHAAASFGRGVAGLSLDQVDLFVHGRVVDTAKLVREYGFTPRSTADAFDDFVQAQKPGAVITPALVAAAEQRMLDMIRSVREKQGRAGR from the coding sequence ATGACCGCGGTCGCCAACGGCTCCGCCGCCGATCGCGCACGCGCACCCCGGGTCGTCATCGTCACCGGCGTCAGCCGGTTCCTCGGTGCGACCATCGCCGCCCGGATCGCCGCGGACCCCCGGGTCCACAAGGTGGTCGGGGTGGACCGGGTGGACCCGCCCGGCGAGCTCGCGCCGCTGCTGCGTGACGTCGCGGTGCGCCGGGTCGACCTGACCGGCGGCGCGTCCTCCCTGGTCAAGCTGGGCGCCGAGGCGCTCGTGCACCTCGCCGTGGTCTCCTCGCCCGACCCGGACGCCGGCGGGCGGGCCGCGATGAAGGACCAGAACGTCATCGGCACGCTCCAACTGCTGGCCGCGTGCCAGCAGATGCCGTCGCTGCGCCGGCTCGTGGTGCGCTCGTCGACGGCGGCGTACGGCGTCTCGTTCCGCGACCCGGCCGTGTTCACCGAGGACACCGAACCCCGGGACGCCCCGCGCGGCGGCTACGGGCGCGACATCCTCGACATCGAGTCCTACGTGCGCGGCTTCCGCCGCCGGCGGCCCGACGTCACCACCACGGTGCTGCGCTTCGCCCCGTTCATCGGCCCGCAGGCCGACACCGCGCTGCTGAAGTTCCTGGCCCGCCCGGCGGTGCCGACCGTGCTCGGGCGGGACCCGCGGCTGCAGTTCATCCACGTCGACGACGCGCTGGAGATCCTGCGCCGCTCGGTGCTGGAGGACCACCAGGGCACCTTCAACGTGGCCGGGCCCGGCACGCTGACGCTGTCCCAGGCGGTGCGCCGCTCGGGACGCATCGCGCTGCCGGTGCTGGAGCCGGCCATGCACGCCGCCGCCTCGTTCGGCCGCGGGGTGGCCGGGCTCAGCCTGGACCAGGTCGATCTGTTCGTGCACGGCCGGGTGGTCGACACCGCCAAGCTCGTCCGGGAGTATGGCTTCACGCCACGTTCCACGGCCGACGCCTTCGACGACTTCGTGCAGGCGCAGAAGCCGGGCGCGGTCATCACGCCCGCACTGGTGGCAGCGGCCGAGCAGCGGATGCTCGACATGATCAGGTCGGTGCGCGAGAAGCAGGGGAGGGCAGGCAGGTGA